AGGCGGATATTGCGCCATTTTGCGCATCACCATCTCTTTTTGATAAAACCATTCAAAATTCTGTGATTTGGCAAGCTCTATGGAAAAGTGCTCGGGTGTATACGTCTGAATCACAACCTCACCCGGTTTTTCATGTCTTCCCGCCCGACCGCTGACCTGAGTTAGCAGCTGAAACGTTTTTTCGGAAGCTCTGAAGTCCGGTAAATGAAGCATCGTGTCCGCGCTGAGAACCCCAACGAGCGTAATGTTTGGAAAATCAAGCCCTTTTGCAATCATTTGTGTTCCGAGCAGAATATCCGCCTCCCCGCGGCCGAATGCATCCAGCAGCTTTTCATGAGACCCTTTGCGTGAGGTTGTGTCCACGTCCATCCGGATCGTTCTGGCCTGTGGCAGCAGCTTAACAAGCTCCTCCTCCACTTTTTGCGTGCCAGTTCCGAAATAACGGATATGCTCACTCGTACACTCCGGACAAATTTCCGGAACATGCTCTTCATGTCCGCAATAATGACATTTCATTGATTCCTTAAACCGGTGATAGGTCAGTGATACCTCACAATGCGGACACTGCATAACAGTTCCACAATCTCTGCACATAATAAATGAGGAGTGTCCTCTGCGGTTCAAAAAGAGGACAACCTGCTCTTTTTTTTCAAGTCTCTCCTCTATCTTAGCGAGCAGCTCTCTTGAAAACATGGAACGGTTCCCTTCACGCAATTCTTCCCGCATATCCACAACCTGTACGTCAGGCATCTCCTGTTGATTCATTCGGTATTGAAGCTTTAACAGCTCATAGTTCCCTTTTTGCGCTCTGGCAAAGCTTTCAAGAGAAGGTGTTGCACTGCCTAAAATAACCGGGCAATCATGACGCTTACTCCGCTCGATCGCCACATCCCTTGCATGATATCTTGGGGCATCCTCCTGTTTGTAGCTCGTCTCATGCTCTTCATCAATAATGATGACACCAATTTTTTCAAACGGTGCAAAAATAGCAGAACGTGCACCGACGACCACATTCACTTCACCACGATGAATTTTTCTCCACTCATCGTACTTTTCACCTTGTGAAAGGCCGCTATGCATCACGGCAACCTGATCACCAAATCTTCCTTTGAATCGCTGAACCATTTGGGGTGTCAGAGAGATTTCGGGCACGAGCATAATGGCCTGCCTTCCCTGCTTTAACACCTGGTCAATCGTCTGAAGATAAA
The nucleotide sequence above comes from Jeotgalibacillus aurantiacus. Encoded proteins:
- the priA gene encoding primosomal protein N', producing MIASVIVDVPAKQTDRTFDYLIPEHLESVVQKGMRVVVPFGPRKIQGFVLDVKESSSFDQLKKIEEAVDIVPVLNDELLSLSDWMTKETMCYRISALQVMLPAAMKAKYDKVFVPLTDLNSLPAALQSHFQRENPLSWKTALTNGLLKDLQKLVSDGRSELKYLVKRKGTIKKERIFKLAQDSEAIIAALSKNAERQRKVIESLHAEGGTMTSAALQESSGATAATLKALVDKGYLLEEHVEAYRDPFEHREFERTGHFQLTDDQKQAIEPILETVNSYRQRTFLLHGVTGSGKTEIYLQTIDQVLKQGRQAIMLVPEISLTPQMVQRFKGRFGDQVAVMHSGLSQGEKYDEWRKIHRGEVNVVVGARSAIFAPFEKIGVIIIDEEHETSYKQEDAPRYHARDVAIERSKRHDCPVILGSATPSLESFARAQKGNYELLKLQYRMNQQEMPDVQVVDMREELREGNRSMFSRELLAKIEERLEKKEQVVLFLNRRGHSSFIMCRDCGTVMQCPHCEVSLTYHRFKESMKCHYCGHEEHVPEICPECTSEHIRYFGTGTQKVEEELVKLLPQARTIRMDVDTTSRKGSHEKLLDAFGRGEADILLGTQMIAKGLDFPNITLVGVLSADTMLHLPDFRASEKTFQLLTQVSGRAGRHEKPGEVVIQTYTPEHFSIELAKSQNFEWFYQKEMVMRKMAQYPPFYYLSLITLSHENVNKVAAVCSEIAGILERNLSVQAIVLGPVASPIARIQNKYRYQCIVKYKNEPELKPLLKKIMDQYATPGKDAVTIQIDVQPYMMM